The window GTTAAGCCAAAAAAGCCTTCAGTCGCTCCTACTCATCCACCAACTCAACAAATGGTTGATGCatcaattaagaatttaaagaaCGTGGTGGCTCATCACGCAGTGGCGAAAAAAGAAGTGAAAGAAAAACGTgtgaaaaacgagaaaaaagtGGAAACAAAGCGAAAGGATACAACTGGATCTAAAACGGAAACCAGCTAaaactaaatcgactcaaatAAAGGCAGAAAGATCAAAGCAGCACCTAGTGTTAAAACCGCGATCAGCAAAGCCAGTCAAACACATCTAAAAGTGAAGCCCAAAAGAAAAACTTTATGTGGcgcaaatagaaataaaataagaaaagccTGGGGACTTCTAAATGTTTAACATATCGTCAAAAATAGACCACAACAggctaaaataatttaattattaaataattgatgATGATGTTTTCGTATATATGTGTTTTCATATTCAATGTATGAGATATGTCATgtttatatctcaattattattaaaaaacgattcataaataaaaaaatgtacgtTTACAAGTGACaattagatatttattttatttttttttggaatagtttATTAAGtctatatatatttgcaaaaaccaTTGCCGCACGCTTGCTGAATAGTTTATTATGATATTATTACCAATGCTGCTATCTGTGTTTGTATACTCATAAATCATCTCTTTGTTGAACCCCTATGTTTGGCTTGAAAAAAGGGcgctttttactatttttaatcatttgaaCAAATTACCCAGACTATGTTAACGAT of the Bactrocera neohumeralis isolate Rockhampton unplaced genomic scaffold, APGP_CSIRO_Bneo_wtdbg2-racon-allhic-juicebox.fasta_v2 ctg3656, whole genome shotgun sequence genome contains:
- the LOC126767031 gene encoding histone H1-like, with amino-acid sequence MSEAIAVTNVNSPVAGSSAISEKKVAAKKAVKPKKPSVAPTHPPTQQMVDASIKNLKNVVAHHAVAKKEVKEKRVKNEKKVETKRKDTTGSKTETS